From the Thermosynechococcus sp. genome, the window CGGCAACTCCGGGACAACGATGCGGCTATTGTTGGGGGTATTGGCCGCCCAAACGGGGCGCTTTTTTACGATGACTGGGGATGCCTCCTTGCGATCGCGCCCCATGGCCCGGGTCGTCACCCCCCTCCTACAGATGGGTGCTCAGATTTGGGGCCGTCAACACCACAGTCGTGCCCCCTTGGCCGTTGTGGGACAGCCCCTCGAGCCCATTACTTACTACAGTCCCATTGCCTCCGCTCAGGTAAAATCAGCGCTACTGCTGGCCGCCCTCCACGCCGAAGGCACCACCATTATTCGCGAACCCCACCGCTCACGGGATCACAGTGAACGGATGCTGCAGGCCTTTGGTGCCCGTTTGAGCGTGGATGAGGCCACCTGTACAGTCAGTTTGGAAGGGCCGGCAGTCTTAAAGGGTCAGAAGGTCATTGTCCCTGGGGACATCAGTGCAGCTGCCTTTTGGTTGGTGGCAGCCTCGATTATTCCTGATTCAGAACTGCTGCTGACCAATGTGGGGGTCAACCCCACCCGCACCGGCATTCTCGATGCTCTTTGGGCAATGGGGGCAGAGATTACCCTTGAAAATGAGCGACTGGTTACGGGAGAACCGGTGGCAGATCTGCGGGTGCGATCGGCGAGGCTCAAGAGCACCCGTATTGGCGGTGAATTGATTCCCCGCTTGATTGATGAGATTCCCATTTTGGCCGTGGCTGCCGCCTTTGCGGAGGGGGTCACCGAAATTCGTGATGCGGCAGAACTGCGGGTCAAGGAGAGCGATCGCCTCAAGGCCGTGGCCACAGAATTGCAAAAAATGGGCGCTCACGTCACCGAACTCAGTGATGGCCTCGATATTCAAGGGGGCGTGCCCTTGCAAGGCGGCCATCTAGAAACCTACGGCGATCACCGCATGGCCATGAGTCTGGCGATCGCTGCCCTCAATGCCAAGGGAACCAGTGAAATTCACAACGCCAGTGCAGCAGCGGTCTCCTATCCAGAATTTGTAACAACTCTGCAACAAATTGCTTGATAGCACAAAAATCCCAGGAATTTTTGGGAAAACTTCACTCAACACTAAACGCTGTATGCTAACATCAAATAAATTGTTTTGGCATCACAATCGCGGCTGGCCGGAAGCTGAATTCTGCGTACCCCTAGGTAATGGAGTGTGGGTGTTCCCGGGGATGCCGCGACTCACTTGAGCACCAAAATGATACACGATCAATAAAATACGATATCATAGTTTCACCTCTGCCCTTCTACCCTAGGAGCGCTGCTGCCTTTAACCTAGGCTTTAGAAACTTTCCTGACTCTCTGTTTTTATCCAAAAAAGGTTGAGTTTGTTCATCATGGCAACAATTCAAGACTTCGTTCATGTTCAGGATCAATGGTCATTAGATGAGTTGGTGGAAATCGCCAACGAACTCTTGCCGCAGCACCTCCCCCAGGAGGACTCCAAAAACCGTGTTTTAGAAGAGGTCAACCCGCGGCTGGTGCGCCATTACACCTCCTGTAAATTGATTGACCGTCCCGCTCGCATTGGCCGCGAAGGTCGCTACGGCTATCGCCACCTTGTGCAATTGCTCGTGGTGCGGCGGCTGTTGATGGAGGGCTATACCGCAGGTGCCATTTACAAACTGGTGTATCGCATGAGCACCCCAGAACTGCGGGCCCTCCTTGAGCAAGGGGTGCATCTTCAATTGAATCCACCCCCAATCAACCCCGCTTTGGCCTTTCTGCAGCAGGTACAGGAGCGCTCCGAGCATCGCTTTGGAGAGCCCATGCGCGTCAGTCCCACCATCAGCCGCCGCGAGGTAACGCCCCCGAACCATTCACCGCAACCAGAGTCTTGGAAGCGCATTGAGGTGGCGCCCGGCTTTGAAGTTCATATTCGCGATGACTTTAACTTTCCCCAAATCAATCGCGATCAGGAAGCCCTAGTGAAGCAACTGGTGCAATTGCTCTCTAGCTATACCCAGCGCTAATTGAGAGCGCCAGCCGAGACTAAATATCCTGTGCCGCGGTCAGCTCGCCGGCGATCGCTATAATAGCGCCATGGAAGGATGCCTCAACGATACCGATATTTACACGCTGTGCCAAACCCTCGCCCTTGGCCAGCGCACCGGGGAACTGTACCTCGAAGATGATGCCGGTTGTACGTGGCTGCTCTTTTTGAATCATGGTTATTTGGTCTACATTGCCGATCGCCACAGCCACAGTTTAGAGCGGTTGCAGGATCTGCTCTATGGACAGGACATTCCTTGGCCAAGTCCCGATAGCTTGATCGAAAGCAAAGCCGGTGCCAGTTGGGTAGAATACGAATGCCTGTGGTGGCTCCTTGATTACTGCAAGCTCAATCAAATCCATAGCGTGTGGCGTGCGCTGCTGCGGGAGAGTCTCTTTGACGTTGTTAACCGCAATCGCGCTTGGTTCAAGTTTTATAGTGCGAGTCCCCTCACTCCCCAATGGCACAATCTCTCCCTAACGGCCCTGCTCAATGACAGCCTGAGTCATCTGCGGGAATGGAAAAAACTGCATCCAGAATTGCGTTCCCTCGATCAATCCCTTGAACTGACGGATATTAAACCCACGGGCAACGATCCAGCGGATCAGTGGTTTCGGCAACTGGAACCCTTTGTGCGCGCGCCAATCACCTTGCGCCGCCTGAGTCGACAACTGGGACGAGATGGCGTGACTGTGGGCAAACTCCTGCTGCCCTATCTTCATAAAGGGTACTTACAAGTCAGTTCTTGGGGAACCAATGGCCACACCCGTACATTTCCATCCCTTTCTGGGCGGCGATCGCCCCGGGTCGTGTGTGTGGATGATGCCGCCACTGTGCGTCAAGTGGTTGAGTCCACTCTGCAGGCAGCAGGCTATGAAGCCACGGCGATCGCCCACCCGCTGACTGCCTTGAGTCTCATTTTCCAACTCAACCCCGATCTGATTTTCCTCGATATTGCCATGCCCGAATTGGATGGCTACGAATTTTGCACCCTCCTGCGGCACACGCCGCGCTTCCGCTATACGCCGATTATTATGCTGACTAGCCTCGTCGGTTGGAGCGATCGCCTGCGAGCCAAGGTAGCGGGTGCCACTGATTACCTCAGTAAACCCTTTTCCACCCAAGAATTATTAACAATTACCCATCATTACATTGGCGCAGCCCCACCTGTAACCTCCTTAACAGACGAGTGCTTTGGCGACGTGCTAGAACCAAAATCAGGCCTCGAGACATCCCCTTAACCTCCCCAGGTTGACTGTTATGAAGCTGTCATACGCTTAGGCTTTTAGAATATAAAGCAAAACCTTAGTTCTACGTGTAACCCCCTATGACCAAAGTCTTAGTTGTCGAAGATAGTCCACCCCAGCGGGAAATGATTAGCGAATTGCTAGCAAAAACAGGCTTTGACGTGACCGTTGCCACCGATGGTGTGGAGGCAATGGAGCAATTGCAGCAGAGCACCCCAGATGTCGTTGTCCTCGATATTGTCATGCCCCGGATGAATGGCTATGAAGTCTGCCGCCAAATTAAGTCCGACCCCCGCACCCAAGCAATTCCCGTGGTTATGTGTAGCTCCAAAGGTGAGGAGTTTGATCGCTATTGGGGCATGAAACAGGGGGCCGATGCGTACATTACGAAGCCC encodes:
- the aroA gene encoding 3-phosphoshikimate 1-carboxyvinyltransferase, with the protein product MAVIQITSDNTWQIQADGHPLRGTLQVPGDKSISHRALMLGAIAEGTTHIAGLLVGEDTCSTASCFRALGAEISPLNATAVTVQGLGIGRLQEPGDVLNAGNSGTTMRLLLGVLAAQTGRFFTMTGDASLRSRPMARVVTPLLQMGAQIWGRQHHSRAPLAVVGQPLEPITYYSPIASAQVKSALLLAALHAEGTTIIREPHRSRDHSERMLQAFGARLSVDEATCTVSLEGPAVLKGQKVIVPGDISAAAFWLVAASIIPDSELLLTNVGVNPTRTGILDALWAMGAEITLENERLVTGEPVADLRVRSARLKSTRIGGELIPRLIDEIPILAVAAAFAEGVTEIRDAAELRVKESDRLKAVATELQKMGAHVTELSDGLDIQGGVPLQGGHLETYGDHRMAMSLAIAALNAKGTSEIHNASAAAVSYPEFVTTLQQIA
- a CDS encoding response regulator transcription factor, whose translation is MTKVLVVEDSPPQREMISELLAKTGFDVTVATDGVEAMEQLQQSTPDVVVLDIVMPRMNGYEVCRQIKSDPRTQAIPVVMCSSKGEEFDRYWGMKQGADAYITKPFDPKELVGTIKQLLRG
- a CDS encoding response regulator, which produces MEGCLNDTDIYTLCQTLALGQRTGELYLEDDAGCTWLLFLNHGYLVYIADRHSHSLERLQDLLYGQDIPWPSPDSLIESKAGASWVEYECLWWLLDYCKLNQIHSVWRALLRESLFDVVNRNRAWFKFYSASPLTPQWHNLSLTALLNDSLSHLREWKKLHPELRSLDQSLELTDIKPTGNDPADQWFRQLEPFVRAPITLRRLSRQLGRDGVTVGKLLLPYLHKGYLQVSSWGTNGHTRTFPSLSGRRSPRVVCVDDAATVRQVVESTLQAAGYEATAIAHPLTALSLIFQLNPDLIFLDIAMPELDGYEFCTLLRHTPRFRYTPIIMLTSLVGWSDRLRAKVAGATDYLSKPFSTQELLTITHHYIGAAPPVTSLTDECFGDVLEPKSGLETSP
- a CDS encoding MerR family transcriptional regulator, which translates into the protein MATIQDFVHVQDQWSLDELVEIANELLPQHLPQEDSKNRVLEEVNPRLVRHYTSCKLIDRPARIGREGRYGYRHLVQLLVVRRLLMEGYTAGAIYKLVYRMSTPELRALLEQGVHLQLNPPPINPALAFLQQVQERSEHRFGEPMRVSPTISRREVTPPNHSPQPESWKRIEVAPGFEVHIRDDFNFPQINRDQEALVKQLVQLLSSYTQR